One Edaphobacter flagellatus genomic region harbors:
- a CDS encoding phosphatase PAP2 family protein — MRTSEWIQLGFSLLLALAAWLTPLPRQRQRNITTLALAAAVILAIALLIARALPPEAASILRDWLTVPLFLIPYWQTGQFFLAPNPRIQQRLLDLDHRLIPTIASQSGTSRTGIGFLLEMAYLSCYPLVPLGLLSLYLANLRSQVAGFWLVVLIATYLCYAITPFVPAYPPRSLVEPAATPPPAQINKGRVFNRWILQHGSIHAISFPSAHVASAFSVAFVLLHASIPIGLLFLGIAIAISLGAVIGRYHYALDVILGALLAFLTFVACLHFL; from the coding sequence ATGCGTACTTCCGAATGGATTCAGCTCGGCTTCTCCCTCCTGCTGGCCCTCGCCGCCTGGCTCACTCCACTCCCGCGCCAGCGCCAGCGCAACATCACAACCCTCGCATTAGCCGCTGCCGTCATCCTCGCCATCGCCCTCCTCATAGCCCGCGCACTGCCACCCGAAGCCGCCTCGATCCTCCGCGACTGGCTCACCGTCCCACTCTTCCTCATCCCGTACTGGCAGACCGGACAGTTTTTCCTCGCGCCAAACCCACGCATCCAGCAACGCCTCCTCGACCTCGACCACCGCCTCATCCCCACCATCGCCTCACAGTCCGGCACCTCACGCACCGGCATCGGCTTCCTGCTGGAGATGGCCTACCTCTCCTGCTATCCCCTCGTCCCTCTCGGACTCCTCTCCCTCTACCTCGCCAACCTCCGCAGCCAGGTTGCCGGATTCTGGCTCGTCGTCCTCATCGCCACGTACCTTTGCTATGCCATCACTCCTTTCGTCCCTGCCTACCCGCCACGCTCTCTCGTCGAGCCCGCCGCAACACCGCCTCCTGCCCAGATCAACAAAGGCCGCGTCTTCAACCGCTGGATTCTCCAGCACGGAAGCATCCATGCCATCTCCTTCCCCAGCGCCCACGTTGCTTCCGCCTTCTCCGTCGCCTTCGTCCTTCTCCACGCCTCCATCCCCATCGGCCTCCTCTTCCTCGGCATCGCCATAGCCATCTCCCTGGGAGCCGTCATCGGCCGCTACCACTACGCCCTCGACGTCATCCTCGGAGCCCTCCTCGCGTTCCTCACCTTCGTCGCCTGCCTCCACTTCCTCTAA